From the genome of Bactrocera oleae isolate idBacOlea1 chromosome 2, idBacOlea1, whole genome shotgun sequence, one region includes:
- the LOC106617286 gene encoding NPC intracellular cholesterol transporter 2: MFRLAIVCLALFLASVSATNVRQCKNGRPFPLSVEIEGCDSMPCSVVKGSTAVMKVNFVGTHDNTKSIRGVVHATALGLTVPYPLPDDVADVCRNLLYGASCPIDESEDVVYNFNFYVDSSYPEVSVKVELDLIDENQESVACFVTDIKVQRS, encoded by the exons atgtttcgttTAGCTATTGTGTGCTTGGCACTTTTCTTGGCCTCGGTTTCGGCCACGAATGTGAGACAAt GCAAAAATGGTAGACCTTTTCCTTTAAGTGTTGAAATTGAGGGATGTGATAGCATGCCTTGCAGCGTGGTCAAAGGCAGTACAGCGGTCATGAAAGTCAACTTCGTGGGCA CTCACGATAATACCAAATCAATCAGAGGAGTGGTGCATGCCACCGCTTTGGGGCTGACAGTGCCCTACCCATTGCCCGATGATGTTGCTGATGTCTGTCGCAATTTGTTGTATGGTGCCTCATGCCCCATCGATGAATCCGAGGATGTCGTCTACAACTTCAACTTCTACGTTGATTCGTCCTACCCAGAGGTCAGTGTAAAAGTAGAATTGGATTTAATTGATGAAAACCAGGAATCCGTGGCTTGCTTCGTCACCGATATTAAGGTGCAGAGATCTTAA
- the Fancl gene encoding E3 ubiquitin-protein ligase Fancl isoform X1 — MPESGKWDDFILRYPGIIVSGSNAKGTVKLKGKWYRLKVMCPHFPKLQEAQLELLLPQQIKFTRLRYEDLEADWTLYDLMENLPQLQAKYINAASPNAKSIEIASSNIYSEIAALYAPQNYLLELNDACSLLRFSKFTAYEQHHLQVELPTLRITEHSLPDCVPWEEQLQKYDNLTAMVQQFHNYLQDLQPFYENFADIDELCYVVQPTPPVSTKHNWRLFVLRERVFIKLVLSDPFAPISSMSVQIIGPTQAVEELRRTLSDGLSEWDAELDIHKNLLRIFDICYFPMPPGSGWMDVDGEVNISEQKFCNICYSYQLEEGEIPIVSCDNPQCTLIYHAACLKEWFNTLTDGKDFLSVSFGSCPFCKTKLSTSFTELLANYFLMIFE; from the exons ATGCCAGAATCTGGAAAATGGGACGATTTTATATTACGCTATCCCGGCATAATTGTAAGCGGTTCCAATGCCAAAGGGACAGTAAAACTAAAA GGCAAGTGGTACCGTTTAAAAGTGATGTGTCCACATTTCCCTAAACTACAGGAAGCGCAACTGGAACTATTGCTGCcacaacaaattaaatttacaagACTAAGATATGAAGATTTAGAAGCTGATTGGACGTTATATGATTTAATGGAGAATCTGCCACAACTACAAGCAAAGTACATTAATGCAGCAAGCCCAAACGCCAAAAGTATAGAAATAGCAAGTTCCAATATATATAGCGAAATAGCCGCGCTCTATGCGCCACAAAATTATCTATTGGAGCTAAATGACGCATGCAGTTTACTGCGTTTCTCTAAATTCACAGCATACGAACAACATCATTTACAAGTAGAACTCCCAACACTACGAATAACTGAACATAGTCTACCCGACTGTGTGCCATGGGAGGAGCAGCTGCAGAAATATGACAACCTAACTGCAATGGTGCAACAATTCCACAACTATTTGCAAGATTTACAGccgttttatgaaaatttcgcCGATATTGATGAATTGTGCTATGTTGTGCAGCCAACGCCGCCAGTTTCGACCAAACATAATTGGCGCTTATTTGTGTTGCGTGAGCGTGTCTTTATCAAATTAGTGCTGTCGGATCCCTTCGCACCAATTAGTTCGATGTCAGTGCAGATAATAGGACCCACGCAAGCTGTCGAAGAGTTGAGACGTACGTTAAGTGATGGCCTGAGCGAATGGGATGCTGAGTTGGATATACATAAGAACTTGTTGCGTATTTTCGACATCTGCTATTTTCCCATGCCGCCTGGTAGCGGCTGGATGGATGTTGATGGTGAAGTTAATATCTCAGagcaaaaattttgtaatatttgttaCTCGTATCAACTTGAGGAAGGTGAAATACCAATTGTTTCATGTGATAACCCACAATGTACGCTGATATATCATGCGGCCTGTTTGAAAGAGTGGTTCAACACGCTCACTGACGGAAAGGACTTTCTTAGTGTCTCTTTTGGCAGTTGTCCCTTTTGCAAAACT AAACTTTCAACATCTTTCACTGAGTTAttggcaaattattttttaatgattttcgaGTAA
- the Fancl gene encoding E3 ubiquitin-protein ligase Fancl isoform X2 encodes MPESGKWDDFILRYPGIIVSGSNAKGTVKLKGKWYRLKVMCPHFPKLQEAQLELLLPQQIKFTRLRYEDLEADWTLYDLMENLPQLQAKYINAASPNAKSIEIASSNIYSEIAALYAPQNYLLELNDACSLLRFSKFTAYEQHHLQVELPTLRITEHSLPDCVPWEEQLQKYDNLTAMVQQFHNYLQDLQPFYENFADIDELCYVVQPTPPVSTKHNWRLFVLRERVFIKLVLSDPFAPISSMSVQIIGPTQAVEELRRTLSDGLSEWDAELDIHKNLLRIFDICYFPMPPGSGWMDVDGEVNISEQKFCNICYSYQLEEGEIPIVSCDNPQCTLIYHAACLKEWFNTLTDGKDFLSVSFGSCPFCKTH; translated from the exons ATGCCAGAATCTGGAAAATGGGACGATTTTATATTACGCTATCCCGGCATAATTGTAAGCGGTTCCAATGCCAAAGGGACAGTAAAACTAAAA GGCAAGTGGTACCGTTTAAAAGTGATGTGTCCACATTTCCCTAAACTACAGGAAGCGCAACTGGAACTATTGCTGCcacaacaaattaaatttacaagACTAAGATATGAAGATTTAGAAGCTGATTGGACGTTATATGATTTAATGGAGAATCTGCCACAACTACAAGCAAAGTACATTAATGCAGCAAGCCCAAACGCCAAAAGTATAGAAATAGCAAGTTCCAATATATATAGCGAAATAGCCGCGCTCTATGCGCCACAAAATTATCTATTGGAGCTAAATGACGCATGCAGTTTACTGCGTTTCTCTAAATTCACAGCATACGAACAACATCATTTACAAGTAGAACTCCCAACACTACGAATAACTGAACATAGTCTACCCGACTGTGTGCCATGGGAGGAGCAGCTGCAGAAATATGACAACCTAACTGCAATGGTGCAACAATTCCACAACTATTTGCAAGATTTACAGccgttttatgaaaatttcgcCGATATTGATGAATTGTGCTATGTTGTGCAGCCAACGCCGCCAGTTTCGACCAAACATAATTGGCGCTTATTTGTGTTGCGTGAGCGTGTCTTTATCAAATTAGTGCTGTCGGATCCCTTCGCACCAATTAGTTCGATGTCAGTGCAGATAATAGGACCCACGCAAGCTGTCGAAGAGTTGAGACGTACGTTAAGTGATGGCCTGAGCGAATGGGATGCTGAGTTGGATATACATAAGAACTTGTTGCGTATTTTCGACATCTGCTATTTTCCCATGCCGCCTGGTAGCGGCTGGATGGATGTTGATGGTGAAGTTAATATCTCAGagcaaaaattttgtaatatttgttaCTCGTATCAACTTGAGGAAGGTGAAATACCAATTGTTTCATGTGATAACCCACAATGTACGCTGATATATCATGCGGCCTGTTTGAAAGAGTGGTTCAACACGCTCACTGACGGAAAGGACTTTCTTAGTGTCTCTTTTGGCAGTTGTCCCTTTTGCAAAACT CACTAG
- the ohgt gene encoding protein cereblon, which translates to MDLQEPTGALNTGSAGDDQTTEPTAIIIIENIAAEPPNEGRNVVASLESTPKPLVEGSIETDITGTVNTVVEQPSVTISTNEHLQNNIADTQPDTECDQQPTGASTAPIALNVEATHSNQEEINTQEDVQIIDNNLMPVSVATNMDIEADQQQSLGNAEVQQAIEADDISLEELAQNNNENEDESNDEIRFDPSPLIEPLLEDDEMGEQGVDDDVDDQPIPDYEGEDNLMLEDISDDASTSPDAVFNDDQMRAAFSEMLVQNRRGGENFMQRLRSAFFTMEHNRERRRIETENNEVEVEVEEAEPENPVSFDTSLPAEHSYLGENMDRVSGVHYLEVGQQYNLMLFMHQHILFPGEVLPFMISGSIIESDMSAQNGLLFGVCFPTLCNSEEIDDNFYGVTCQIYEKGTDERGNTLIKSRALQRFVTKGNQVTGPLSFIAAHPQFKVYGKVRILPEIYLREPLQCIDMGSLNRFRDINSMRESYKRYQAATTAWPAHIYNYYSITAIVEKARTQLAQHKIDTMPTDPTQLSFWLVRNLHLSDSLMKTIFLTDSVNMRMKLISNTFTDDSVFSCRYCGNRIANCQQLFAMSKHGVQTQYCNSAGYIHETNTVYQLLPEAITYSGQPSSKFSWFPGYEWHIIVCKICSRHIGWKFKALEPNLVPKSFFGISSSSVRITSPTPENTNTRAAVFQSLMRLVRREMQ; encoded by the exons ATGGATCTACAAGAACCTACAG GAGCATTAAATACGGGAAGTGCGGGGGACGACCAAACTACTGAACCGACTGCgataattattattgaaaatattgcagcTGAGCCACCAAACGAAGGCCGTAATGTTGTGGCTTCCCTAGAATCTACGCCAAAACCGCTTGTAGAGGGTAGTATTGAAACCGATATAACAGGAACAGTAAATACAGTTGTTGAACAGCCGTCCGTAACAATATCGACAAACGAACATTTACAAAACAACATTGCCGATACACAACCAGACACGGAGTGCGACCAGCAGCCAACAGGTGCTAGTACAGCACCCATTGCATTAAATGTTGAGGCGACCCATTCAAACCAGGAGGAAATTAACACACAAGAAGATGTGCAAATAATAGACAATAACTTAATGCCTGTTTCAGTAGCTACCAATATGGATATTGAAGCTGACCAGCAGCAAAGCCTTGGAAACGCTGAGGTACAACAAGCAATTGAAGCAGATGATATATCGTTAGAGGAGCTTGCTCAGAATAATAACGAAAACGAAGATGAAAGTAACGATGAAATCCGTTTTGATCCCTCACCGCTAATAGAACCACTTTTAGAAGACGACGAAATGGGCGAGCAAGGTGTGGACGATGACGTTGATGATCAGCCAATTCCGGATTATGAAGGTGAGGATAACTTAATGCTAGAGGACATTTCGGATGATGCTTCAACTTCACCAGATGCTGTCTTTAATG ATGACCAAATGCGCGCTGCTTTTAGTGAAATGCTTGTACAAAATAGACGTGGTGGTGAAAACTTTATGCAACGCTTACGTAGCGCTTTCTTTACTATGGAACATAATAGAGAACGTCGACGCATTGAAACGGAAAACAACGAAGTCGAAGTCGAAGTGGAAGAGGCCGAACCCGAAAATCCTGTAAGCTTTGACACAAGTCTACCAGCTGAACATTCATATTTGGGCGAGAATATGGACCGTGTGTCTGGCGTGCATTATTTGGAAGTGGGTCAACAATACAATTTAATGCTTTTCATGCATCAGCACATTTTATTCCCCGGCGAAGTGCTGCCCTTTATGATCTCTGGTTCGATTATCGAGTCTGACATGAGCGCACAAAACGGTTTACTTTTTGGCGTTTGTTTCCCCACACTCTGCAACAGCGAGGAGATAGATGATAACTTTTATGGAGTCACTTGTCAAATATATGAAAAGGGCACAGACGAACGCGGCAATACACTGATCAAATCGCGTGCTTTACAACGTTTTGTCACTAAAGGCAATCAAGTAACTGG tCCACTATCATTTATAGCCGCCCATCCTCAATTCAAGGTATATGGCAAAGTTAGAATACTTCCCGAAATTTATCTACGCGAACCACTTCAATGCATTGATATGGGTTCACTTAATCGATTTCGTGATATAAACTCTATGCGCGAAAGCTATAAACGTTATCAAGCCGCCACAACAGCTTGGCCAGCACATATTTATAACTACTACAGCATTACGGCCATAGTGGAAAAGGCGCGTACACAATTGGCACAGCACAAGATCGACACAATGCCCACTGATCCAACACAGTTATCATTTTGGTTGGTGCGCAATCTGCATCTGTCTGATAGTCTAATGAAGACTATATTTTTGACGGATTCGGTTAATATGCGCATGAAACTCATATCGAATACATTTACAGAT GATTCGGTGTTTAGTTGTCGATATTGTGGCAATCGCATTGCGAATTGTCAACAACTCTTCGCAATGTCCAAGCATGGCGTGCAAACACAATACTGCAATTCGG CTGGTTATATACATGAAACGAACACCGTCTATCAACTATTACCGGAGGCAATTACATATAGTGGTCAGCCATCCTCAAAATTTAGCTGGTTTCCTGG TTATGAATGGCACATTATTGTCTGCAAAATTTGCTCACGTCACATTGGCTGGAAATTCAAGGCGCTCGAACCGAATTTAGTGCCGAAATCATTCTTTGGCATCTCCAGCTCCAGCGTACGTATTACTTCACCAACACCCGAGAACACCAATACACGTGCTGCTGTTTTTCAAAGCTTGATGAGATTGGTGCGCCGCGAGATGCAATGA
- the LOC106617310 gene encoding palmitoyltransferase ZDHHC16A, which translates to MTRFKWRYSSELKKLFTRYRARWSYAKIWFRRLITEFDSDTCLEPMFWFVDNYTHLLGPFFIFAVTGLTIAVVVIAYWIGLPFWWDKSPKATVFLLIIGNWLLLNVIFHYVMGVITPPGDPPKIGDGSFEVRKICKKCHLPKAPRTHHCSICNKCVLKMDHHCPWLNNCVGFFNHRYFFLYMAYTTLGCLFLIIFGFEIGYKHIWLDHGDSWIESEPLEGQPVKFNLSGHIIPVTHAHEYDDDLLLPAKHALPTPPTSDDGSYTMGRRRAIIFMATTNVTAVLALGALTIWHAKLITRGETSIEALINQEETERFLKENKIYVNPYNFGARKNWKLFLGLVRGRTFWRSVLLPSWHKPEGNGLSFHTVHDERAYLSTDEWP; encoded by the exons ATGACTCGTTTTAAGTGGCGCTACAGTagcgaattaaaaaaattatt CACTAGATATCGGGCTCGTTGGAGCTATGCAAAGATATGGTTTCGCAGACTCATTACAGAATTTGATTCAGACACATGCTTGGAACCGATGTTCTGGTTCGTCGACAACTACACACATTTATTAGGACCA TTTTTCATATTCGCTGTAACGGGATTGACAATTGCAGTAGTTGTGATTGCCTATTGGATTGGTTTACCGTTTTGGTGGGACAAAAGTCCCAAAGCTACTGTGTTTTTACTGATTATTGGCAACTGGCTACTGCTAAATGTCATTTTCCACTATGTAATGGGTGTAATTACACCGCCCGGTGATCCCCCAAAAATc GGTGATGGCTCCTTCGAGGTGCGCAAGATTTGTAAAAAATGTCATTTACCGAAAGCACCACGTACACACCATTGCTCCATTTGCAACAAATGTGTACTGAAAATGGACCACCACTGCC CGTGGCTGAATAATTGCGTCGGCTTCTTCAATCATCGCTACTTCTTCCTTTATATGGCCTACACCACTCTCGGTTGtctctttctaataatttttggcTTTGAAATCGGCTATAAACATATATGGCTAGATCATGGTGATAGTTGGATAGAATCGGAACCATTAGAAGGCCAGCCagttaaattcaatttaagtgGACACATTATACCAGtg ACTCATGCACACGAGTACGATGATGACCTATTGCTGCCTGCCAAGCATGCACTGCCCACACCGCCTACCTCAGACGATGGCTCATACACAATGGGGAGGCGTCGTGCTATAATATTTATGGCCACTACGAACGTAACTGCTGTACTAGCTCTGGGTGCCCTCACCATATGGCATGCCAAATTGATAACACGCGGTGAAACTAGCATTGAGGCGCTCATAAATCAAGAGGAAACCGAACGTTTtcttaaagaaaacaaaatttatgttaATCCATATAATTTTGGCGCGCGTAAAAATTGGAAACTATTTTTGGGCTTGGTGCGTGGACG AACATTTTGGCGGAGCGTTTTACTGCCGTCATGGCATAAGCCTGAAGGTAATGGTTTAAGTTTTCATACGGTACATGATGAGCGCGCTTATTTATCAACCGATGAATGGCCATAA